The Oceanimonas doudoroffii genome includes a region encoding these proteins:
- the osmB gene encoding osmotically-inducible lipoprotein OsmB, whose product MMIDGKMKAATLATVLLLGLAGCSNMSQRDRNTAIGAGAGAVGGSVLTGGSTMGTLGGAVVGGVIGNQVDTDDDD is encoded by the coding sequence ATGATGATCGATGGCAAAATGAAGGCGGCCACACTGGCGACCGTGCTGTTGCTGGGGCTGGCGGGCTGCAGCAATATGTCCCAGCGGGATCGCAATACCGCCATTGGCGCCGGTGCCGGCGCCGTGGGCGGCTCGGTACTGACCGGCGGCAGCACCATGGGAACCCTGGGCGGGGCCGTGGTGGGCGGAGTGATCGGTAACCAAGTGGATACCGACGACGATGATTAA
- the rraB gene encoding ribonuclease E inhibitor RraB yields MSQANDWRAETREIIESLLSDGSNPDAEYIIEHHFSGQNFAKLEKAAVDCFKAGYEVTDAEELTLERGQTLLCFDAVADSALDEEQIMQQVAELLPIAEKYGIDYDGWGTYFEEAEE; encoded by the coding sequence ATGAGCCAAGCCAACGACTGGCGTGCGGAAACCCGCGAGATCATCGAATCCCTGCTGAGCGACGGCAGCAATCCCGACGCCGAATACATCATAGAGCACCATTTTTCCGGCCAGAATTTTGCCAAACTGGAAAAGGCGGCAGTGGACTGTTTCAAGGCCGGCTACGAAGTGACCGACGCCGAGGAGCTGACCCTGGAGCGGGGCCAGACCCTGCTGTGCTTTGACGCCGTGGCCGACAGCGCCCTGGACGAGGAGCAGATCATGCAGCAGGTGGCCGAGCTGCTGCCCATCGCCGAGAAATACGGCATCGATTACGATGGCTGGGGCACCTACTTCGAGGAAGCCGAAGAATAA
- a CDS encoding methyl-accepting chemotaxis protein, translating into MTLKSVIRQIIGVALGFALILAGALFFLLQAQSELGSAQEKRYDYFNSANQMRMMSTELTGRIRNYVSTGAELELSAYQRVMDITEGRAARIDGRLLSNKDMIGGLALTRDELSTLEQGRQGTVTMARLETQAMELMAAGRQQEAAQVVFGPTYEQARSQMQESVNTFTKLLLERLEREVRHAEAQKQNMVIVMVIMSVLLVLLSLLLGWVLRRTVLQPLGAEPAEMERIASAIAAGDLGVQFMPNASGVYARLQHMSDKLRELIGQINMSSSGLASAAEETSAVSLQTSTNLERQQQDTEQVATAINQMSATVQEVSQNTTQAAESAKSAFEAAEQGRRVVLQTVEHIQTLSENVGNTSLVVQSLADSSTQISTVVEVIQEIADRTNLLALNAAIEAARAGEQGRGFAVVAAEVRNLAEQTQQSSQEIVATVARLQGDAEKARMAMDSGRQRAENTVSRAREAEQALELISSAVQIIHDMNTQIASAVEEQASVTENISRNVTSIHGMGVENAAGADQTASASRELATLAEQLQLAVSGFRLEQGGGPRLR; encoded by the coding sequence ATGACCCTGAAGAGCGTGATTCGTCAGATCATAGGGGTGGCCCTGGGGTTTGCACTGATACTGGCCGGCGCGCTCTTTTTTTTGTTACAGGCGCAGAGCGAGCTGGGCTCGGCACAGGAAAAGCGTTACGACTATTTTAACTCGGCCAACCAGATGCGCATGATGTCAACCGAGCTGACCGGGCGCATTCGCAATTATGTTTCCACGGGCGCGGAGCTGGAGCTGAGTGCCTATCAACGGGTGATGGACATCACCGAAGGGCGGGCGGCCCGTATCGATGGCCGGCTCCTGTCCAACAAGGACATGATCGGTGGCCTAGCGCTGACTCGGGACGAGTTGAGCACGCTGGAGCAAGGCCGTCAGGGCACCGTCACCATGGCCCGACTGGAAACCCAGGCCATGGAGCTGATGGCGGCAGGTCGACAGCAGGAAGCCGCGCAGGTCGTGTTTGGTCCCACCTATGAGCAGGCGCGCAGCCAGATGCAGGAGTCGGTCAACACGTTCACCAAGTTGCTGCTGGAGCGGCTGGAGCGTGAAGTCAGGCATGCCGAGGCACAAAAACAGAACATGGTGATCGTCATGGTCATCATGTCGGTGCTGCTGGTGCTGCTCAGTCTGCTGCTGGGCTGGGTGCTGCGGCGGACCGTGTTGCAGCCACTGGGGGCCGAGCCGGCGGAAATGGAACGGATCGCCAGCGCCATTGCCGCCGGTGATCTCGGGGTGCAATTCATGCCCAACGCCAGTGGCGTCTATGCCCGGTTGCAGCACATGAGCGACAAGCTGCGTGAGTTGATCGGCCAGATCAACATGTCCAGTTCGGGGCTGGCCTCGGCCGCCGAGGAGACCTCGGCGGTGTCGCTGCAGACCAGCACCAACCTGGAGCGTCAGCAGCAGGATACCGAGCAGGTGGCCACCGCCATCAATCAGATGTCCGCCACGGTGCAGGAAGTCTCGCAAAATACCACCCAGGCCGCCGAGTCGGCGAAGTCGGCGTTTGAAGCCGCCGAACAGGGACGGCGAGTGGTGCTGCAGACGGTGGAGCACATTCAAACCCTGTCGGAAAATGTCGGCAACACCAGCCTGGTGGTGCAGTCACTGGCCGACAGCAGCACGCAAATCAGCACCGTCGTCGAGGTGATTCAGGAAATTGCCGATAGAACCAACCTGCTGGCACTCAACGCCGCCATTGAGGCGGCCCGGGCCGGTGAGCAGGGCCGAGGCTTTGCGGTGGTGGCGGCCGAGGTGCGCAACCTGGCCGAACAGACCCAGCAGTCTTCCCAGGAAATTGTGGCCACCGTGGCCCGGCTGCAGGGAGACGCGGAAAAAGCCAGGATGGCCATGGACAGCGGCCGTCAACGGGCCGAGAACACCGTAAGCCGTGCCCGTGAGGCGGAGCAGGCACTGGAGCTCATCAGCTCCGCCGTGCAGATTATTCACGATATGAACACGCAAATTGCCAGTGCGGTGGAAGAGCAGGCCTCGGTCACCGAAAACATCAGCCGCAACGTCACCAGTATTCACGGCATGGGCGTCGAAAACGCCGCCGGCGCCGATCAGACCGCCAGCGCCAGCCGAGAGCTGGCAACCCTGGCGGAACAACTGCAACTGGCGGTGAGCGGCTTCAGGCTGGAACAGGGAGGCGGCCCCCGACTCAGATAG
- a CDS encoding methyl-accepting chemotaxis protein has product MFSNGKLKQELLQYKEQNQHFSALLRAIRAHVAVIEFTPDGEVLNVNEDFLKVVGYTLEQVKGKHHQMFCEPGLVASPEYQTFWQRLRAGEHQQGTFPRITHDGRKIWLQATYFPVQDETGRVLKILKIASDITEKQHQLIRQQAVLTALDRSMAVIEFKVDGTVLSANDNFLSLMGYHLEQVVGQHHRLFCDEDFYRDHPHFWQELAACEHKSGRFKRVNASGEEIWLEATYNPILDEQGRVERVVKFASDITRRVLQSRRNQQASEQACEIAVKTSNIVEQGSNTLQTSVHLSTRVSQDLEQAMGIISRLNEQARNIEDIVATISSVADQTNLLALNAAIEAARAGEQGRGFAVVADEVRQLAGRTSRATAEIAQVVQQNRELTAQVSEAILEVSGVAEQGKQQAQEVESFMHEIHQGALAVQQTVAVLS; this is encoded by the coding sequence ATGTTCAGCAATGGAAAGCTAAAGCAGGAACTGCTGCAGTACAAAGAGCAAAATCAGCATTTTAGCGCTTTACTGCGGGCCATTCGGGCTCATGTGGCCGTCATTGAGTTCACGCCAGATGGCGAGGTGCTTAATGTCAATGAGGATTTTTTGAAGGTGGTGGGCTATACCCTGGAGCAGGTGAAAGGCAAACATCATCAGATGTTCTGTGAACCTGGGCTGGTCGCATCACCGGAATATCAGACGTTCTGGCAGCGCCTGCGGGCAGGAGAACACCAGCAGGGCACGTTCCCGCGGATAACCCATGATGGCCGTAAAATCTGGCTTCAGGCAACCTACTTTCCGGTACAGGATGAAACGGGGCGGGTGCTGAAAATTCTGAAGATCGCCAGTGACATTACCGAAAAGCAGCATCAGTTGATTCGGCAGCAGGCGGTACTGACGGCGCTGGACAGATCCATGGCGGTGATCGAGTTCAAGGTGGATGGCACCGTCCTCAGCGCCAACGACAACTTTCTGTCGTTGATGGGCTATCATCTCGAGCAGGTGGTGGGTCAGCATCATCGTCTGTTTTGCGATGAGGACTTCTACCGGGATCACCCTCATTTCTGGCAGGAGCTGGCGGCCTGTGAGCACAAGTCGGGTCGCTTCAAGCGGGTCAACGCCAGCGGTGAGGAGATCTGGCTGGAGGCCACCTACAACCCCATTCTGGATGAGCAGGGGCGGGTCGAACGGGTGGTCAAGTTCGCCAGCGACATCACTCGGCGAGTACTGCAGTCCCGCCGCAATCAACAGGCTTCGGAGCAGGCCTGCGAGATTGCGGTGAAGACCTCCAACATAGTGGAGCAGGGCAGTAATACCCTGCAGACCTCGGTGCACCTCTCCACCCGCGTGTCCCAGGATCTGGAGCAGGCCATGGGGATCATCAGCCGGCTCAATGAACAGGCGCGCAATATCGAGGACATAGTGGCCACTATCAGCAGCGTGGCGGATCAGACCAACCTGTTGGCGTTGAATGCGGCCATAGAGGCGGCCCGGGCCGGCGAGCAGGGGCGGGGCTTTGCGGTGGTGGCCGACGAGGTACGCCAGTTGGCGGGCCGCACCAGCCGGGCCACGGCGGAAATCGCCCAGGTGGTGCAACAAAACCGGGAGCTGACCGCCCAGGTGTCCGAGGCCATCCTGGAGGTCAGTGGGGTGGCAGAGCAGGGCAAGCAGCAGGCCCAGGAGGTGGAAAGCTTTATGCATGAGATCCACCAGGGCGCGTTGGCGGTGCAACAGACGGTGGCGGTGTTGTCCTGA
- a CDS encoding valine--tRNA ligase — protein MEKTFNPNAIEQALYQQWENKGYFKPHGDTSKDAYSIMIPPPNVTGSLHMGHAFQDSIMDTLIRYQRMQGKNTLWQVGTDHAGIATQMVVERKIAAEEGKTRHDYGRDAFIDKIWDWKKESGGTITQQLRRLGASVDWDRERFTMDDGLSNAVKEVFVRLYEDDLIYRGKRLVNWDPKLHTAISDLEVENKDKKGHMWHFRYPLADGVKTADGKDYLVVATTRPETMLGDTAVAVNPEDPRYKDLIGKDIILPIVNRRIPIVGDDHADMEKGTGCVKITPAHDFNDYEVGKRHQLPMINVLTFDAAIRNEAEVFTTTGEPSDVYSPELPAAYQGLDRFEARTAVVAELETLGLLDSIKDHDLTVPYGDRGGVVIEPMLTDQWYVRAAPLAKVATEAVENGDIQFVPKQYENMYFSWMRDIQDWCISRQLWWGHRIPAWYDESGKVYVGRDEAEVRATHNLGDDMVLSQDDDVLDTWFSSALWTFSTLGWPDKTPELATFHPSSVLVTGFDIIFFWVARMIMMTMHFIKDENGKPQVPFKTVYVTGLIRDENGDKMSKSKGNVLDPLDMIDGIDLESLVTKRTGNMMQPQLAAKIEKRTRKEFADGIEAHGTDALRFTLCAMASTGRDINWDMKRLDGYRNFCNKLWNASRYVLMNTEEQDCGQNGGELQYSLADRWIRAQLQATITDVRSALDGYRFDRAASALYEFIWNQFCDWYLELTKPVLWHGSEAEQRATRKTLIEVLETLLRLAHPIMPYITEEIWQRVAPLAGRGGDSIMLAAYPEVNAAEQDEQAMADLEWVKRFIVSIRNLRAEMNIPPGQALSVLLRPAGDDARRATDNDAFLKAMAKLESITLLAADEEAPVSTKQLIGDTELLLPMAGLIDKDAELARLQKELGKVQGEIKRLEGKLNNQGFVAKAPADVVAKEQEKLADYQATLAKLQQQQEQIASL, from the coding sequence ATGGAAAAGACTTTTAATCCCAACGCCATCGAGCAGGCCCTGTACCAGCAATGGGAAAACAAGGGCTACTTCAAGCCCCATGGCGACACCAGCAAAGATGCCTACAGCATCATGATTCCGCCCCCCAATGTCACCGGCAGCCTGCACATGGGGCACGCCTTTCAGGACTCCATCATGGACACCCTGATCCGTTACCAGCGCATGCAGGGCAAAAACACCCTGTGGCAGGTGGGCACCGACCACGCCGGCATCGCCACCCAGATGGTGGTGGAGCGCAAGATTGCCGCCGAGGAAGGCAAGACCCGCCACGACTATGGCCGTGACGCCTTTATCGACAAGATCTGGGACTGGAAAAAGGAATCCGGCGGCACCATCACCCAGCAGTTGCGTCGCCTGGGCGCCTCGGTGGACTGGGACCGTGAGCGCTTTACCATGGATGACGGCCTGTCCAACGCGGTCAAGGAAGTGTTCGTGCGTCTGTATGAAGACGACCTCATCTACCGTGGCAAGCGCCTGGTGAACTGGGATCCCAAGCTGCACACCGCCATCTCCGATCTGGAAGTGGAAAACAAGGACAAGAAGGGCCACATGTGGCACTTCCGCTATCCCCTCGCCGACGGCGTCAAGACCGCCGATGGCAAGGACTACCTGGTGGTGGCTACCACCCGCCCGGAAACCATGCTGGGCGACACCGCGGTGGCGGTGAATCCGGAAGATCCCCGCTACAAGGATCTGATCGGCAAGGACATTATCCTACCCATCGTCAACCGCCGCATTCCCATCGTGGGCGACGATCACGCCGACATGGAAAAGGGCACCGGCTGCGTGAAGATCACCCCGGCCCACGACTTCAACGACTATGAGGTGGGCAAGCGTCATCAGTTGCCGATGATCAACGTGCTCACCTTTGACGCCGCCATTCGCAACGAAGCCGAGGTATTTACCACCACCGGCGAGCCGAGCGACGTCTACAGCCCCGAGCTACCCGCCGCCTATCAGGGTCTGGACCGCTTTGAAGCCCGCACCGCCGTGGTGGCCGAGCTGGAAACCCTTGGGCTGCTCGACAGCATCAAGGATCACGATCTCACCGTGCCCTACGGTGATCGTGGCGGCGTGGTGATCGAACCCATGCTCACCGACCAGTGGTACGTGCGGGCCGCGCCCCTGGCCAAGGTAGCCACCGAGGCGGTAGAAAACGGTGACATTCAGTTCGTACCCAAGCAGTACGAAAACATGTATTTCTCCTGGATGCGCGATATTCAGGACTGGTGTATCTCCCGCCAGCTGTGGTGGGGACACCGCATTCCCGCCTGGTACGACGAGTCCGGCAAGGTCTATGTGGGCCGGGACGAGGCCGAAGTGCGCGCCACCCACAACCTGGGTGATGATATGGTGCTGAGCCAGGACGACGACGTGCTCGACACCTGGTTCAGCTCGGCGCTGTGGACCTTCTCCACCCTGGGCTGGCCGGACAAGACCCCGGAGCTGGCCACCTTCCATCCGTCCAGCGTGCTGGTCACCGGCTTTGACATCATCTTCTTCTGGGTGGCGCGCATGATCATGATGACCATGCACTTCATCAAGGACGAAAACGGCAAGCCCCAGGTACCCTTCAAGACCGTTTACGTCACCGGCCTGATTCGCGACGAGAACGGCGACAAGATGTCCAAGTCCAAGGGCAACGTGCTCGATCCCCTCGACATGATCGACGGCATAGACCTGGAGTCCCTGGTCACCAAGCGCACCGGTAACATGATGCAGCCCCAGCTGGCCGCCAAGATCGAAAAGCGCACCCGCAAGGAATTCGCCGACGGCATCGAGGCCCACGGCACCGACGCCCTGCGCTTTACCCTGTGCGCCATGGCGTCCACCGGCCGTGACATCAACTGGGACATGAAGCGCCTGGACGGTTACCGCAACTTCTGCAACAAGCTGTGGAACGCGTCACGCTACGTGCTGATGAACACCGAAGAGCAGGACTGCGGCCAGAACGGCGGCGAACTGCAATACTCCCTGGCGGATCGCTGGATTCGCGCCCAGCTGCAGGCCACCATAACCGACGTGCGCAGCGCCCTCGACGGTTACCGCTTTGACCGCGCCGCCAGCGCCCTGTACGAGTTTATCTGGAACCAGTTCTGCGACTGGTATCTGGAGCTCACCAAGCCGGTGCTGTGGCACGGCTCCGAGGCCGAGCAGCGCGCCACCCGCAAGACCCTGATCGAGGTGCTGGAAACCCTGCTGCGTCTGGCCCATCCGATCATGCCCTACATCACCGAGGAGATCTGGCAGCGGGTTGCCCCCTTGGCCGGTCGCGGTGGCGACAGCATCATGCTGGCCGCCTACCCGGAGGTGAATGCCGCCGAGCAGGACGAGCAAGCCATGGCCGATCTGGAGTGGGTGAAGCGTTTTATCGTGTCCATTCGCAACCTGCGCGCCGAGATGAACATTCCCCCGGGCCAGGCCCTGAGCGTGCTGCTGCGCCCCGCCGGGGATGACGCCCGCCGTGCCACCGACAACGATGCCTTCCTCAAGGCCATGGCCAAGCTGGAGTCCATCACCCTGCTGGCCGCCGACGAGGAAGCGCCGGTGTCCACCAAGCAGTTGATCGGCGACACCGAGCTGCTGCTGCCCATGGCCGGCCTGATCGACAAGGACGCCGAGCTGGCGCGCCTGCAAAAGGAGCTGGGCAAGGTACAGGGCGAGATCAAGCGTCTGGAAGGCAAGCTCAACAACCAGGGCTTTGTGGCCAAGGCCCCCGCCGACGTGGTGGCCAAGGAGCAGGAAAAACTGGCCGACTACCAGGCCACCCTGGCCAAGCTGCAACAGCAGCAGGAACAGATCGCCAGCCTGTGA
- a CDS encoding CAP domain-containing protein: MGYLKYGWCWLLLTVSMPGLPNNMKQALLDAHNRARAEVGAGSLAWSSRAEQQAAGWAQVLSRRCDIEHSRGSGFGENLFMGTLGFYDELDGVQSWKDEQRHYSGQPLSRELVPLVGHYTQMVWPDTRELGCATATCNNMMILVCNYYPPGNYLGESAW; encoded by the coding sequence ATGGGTTATCTGAAGTATGGCTGGTGTTGGCTACTGTTGACCGTCAGTATGCCGGGGCTGCCCAACAACATGAAACAGGCCCTGCTGGACGCCCACAACAGAGCCCGGGCCGAGGTGGGTGCTGGTTCGCTGGCATGGTCGTCCCGGGCCGAACAACAGGCAGCGGGTTGGGCACAAGTGCTGAGCCGGCGCTGCGATATTGAGCACAGCCGGGGTTCGGGCTTTGGCGAAAACCTGTTTATGGGCACGCTGGGGTTTTACGATGAGCTGGACGGGGTGCAAAGCTGGAAGGATGAACAGCGCCATTATTCCGGACAGCCCCTGAGCCGCGAGCTGGTGCCGCTGGTGGGCCACTACACCCAGATGGTCTGGCCCGATACTCGAGAGCTGGGTTGTGCCACCGCCACCTGCAACAACATGATGATACTGGTATGCAATTACTATCCGCCAGGCAACTACCTGGGGGAAAGCGCCTGGTAA
- a CDS encoding chemotaxis protein has protein sequence MKHNVIGRLAAVVLPALTLIGAAALWLLLQSQQQLVLAQQTRFDYFESANQIRLLSGQLSARIRNYVTTGSERDLSLYYHVLAVTEGRHARLNGKTLSNEQMLQNMELTREELSLLERARQATLTLARLEEEAVRLMASGREHQARQKVFNPDYDRYSEIMSDSVNQFITLLLERLERNIQREQRHNRLTMAVLAGLLLLMMAASLWLGWRLCERGETRRRLSLAGHRGRD, from the coding sequence ATGAAACACAACGTCATAGGGCGGCTGGCCGCCGTGGTGCTGCCGGCGCTGACGCTGATCGGTGCCGCGGCGCTGTGGCTGCTGCTACAGTCTCAGCAGCAGCTGGTGCTGGCGCAGCAAACACGGTTTGATTATTTCGAATCGGCCAACCAGATTCGGCTGCTGTCGGGCCAGCTCAGTGCCCGCATTCGCAATTATGTCACCACGGGTTCGGAGCGGGATCTGTCACTCTATTACCATGTGCTGGCCGTGACCGAAGGGCGTCATGCCCGTCTCAATGGCAAGACCCTGTCCAATGAGCAAATGCTGCAGAATATGGAGCTGACCCGGGAAGAGCTGAGCTTGCTGGAACGGGCGCGGCAGGCCACCCTGACCCTGGCCCGGCTGGAAGAGGAGGCGGTTCGGCTGATGGCGTCGGGGCGCGAGCACCAGGCACGGCAAAAGGTGTTCAATCCCGATTACGATCGCTACAGCGAGATCATGAGCGATTCGGTCAACCAGTTTATCACCCTGCTTTTGGAACGGCTGGAGCGCAATATTCAGCGGGAGCAACGGCACAACCGGCTGACCATGGCGGTGCTGGCGGGGTTGCTGCTGTTGATGATGGCGGCCAGCCTGTGGCTGGGCTGGCGCCTTTGTGAGCGGGGGGAGACACGGCGGCGACTGTCTCTGGCCGGCCATCGCGGCCGGGATTGA
- a CDS encoding 1-acylglycerol-3-phosphate O-acyltransferase: MLKLLRILLLGLAMVVVFVLGTLVCLVRPRHPNNVHLLGRLFHLACPIIGLKVRIRGRENVKGLESAIYIANHQTNWDIITHPGVVMPRTVAIGKNSLFWIPLFGQLFWLSGNLLINRENKAKAASTIGKVVDKVRHNRLSIWMFPEGTRSKGKGLLPFKTGAFHIALQAQVPLVPIACSSYFGQVDLNRWDNGEVLIDIMPPVDVSAWEPAQMRDLLKHCRKQIADRIIELDRQARRPETLTQPGAES, from the coding sequence ATGTTAAAGCTGTTGCGGATACTGTTGCTGGGCCTGGCCATGGTCGTTGTGTTTGTGCTCGGTACCCTGGTGTGCCTGGTGCGCCCCCGCCACCCGAACAACGTGCATCTGCTCGGTCGCCTGTTTCATCTGGCCTGCCCGATTATCGGGCTCAAGGTGCGCATTCGCGGGCGTGAAAATGTGAAGGGGCTTGAGTCCGCCATCTATATCGCCAATCACCAGACCAACTGGGATATCATTACCCATCCGGGGGTGGTCATGCCCCGTACCGTGGCCATCGGCAAGAACAGCCTGTTCTGGATTCCCCTGTTTGGCCAGCTGTTCTGGCTCAGTGGCAACCTGCTGATCAACCGTGAAAACAAGGCCAAGGCCGCCAGCACCATCGGCAAGGTAGTGGACAAGGTGCGCCACAACCGGCTGTCAATCTGGATGTTTCCGGAAGGCACCCGCAGCAAGGGCAAGGGGCTGCTGCCGTTCAAGACCGGCGCCTTTCACATTGCCCTGCAGGCTCAGGTGCCGCTGGTGCCCATTGCCTGCTCCAGCTATTTTGGCCAGGTGGATCTCAACCGTTGGGACAACGGCGAGGTGCTGATCGACATCATGCCGCCGGTGGATGTCAGCGCCTGGGAGCCCGCCCAGATGCGGGATCTGCTCAAGCATTGCCGCAAGCAGATTGCCGATCGTATCATTGAGCTGGACCGGCAGGCCCGCCGCCCCGAAACACTGACTCAACCCGGAGCCGAATCATGA
- a CDS encoding DUF6351 family protein — MFRSRPPLLLFLPVLIFLSGCSELQARLGRHLLPDPPEVVVEALPPGYDPAHPRPPYAGPHASLVQLDLAAFDFPVQPGETGPIDTSLGPLQYPFSCNTEESGLGQPLVDNQEGIGTPVYAEENGVKNTQKLLGHSKDCLLNTRLDYYYRVKDKNDFRLLPEGDYPENMDWIEHNGERIPFVLRVEQGTINRFVYVLAMLADPSAPVTDTHSPYWNNKLIFHFKGGVGIGKRQGKMSLGRVGSRLITQLAQGYAMAGSSGNVTSNHYNMWLAANTAEMVKAQFVARYGRPDYTVGIGGSGGAVQQYLFAQNKPGLLDALIPQYSYPDMITQSIWALDCELFEYYFDVTARENKRWRVQENRGLVMGVAASSEVEHEFKKYYRWARMAGLGLRLPGLPPGATECSKSWRGLAPLTNNPHYSHRTHYYAPAVVARERFSHWHDLGHVYGVDENGYANRTHDNTGVQYGLEALKQGDISFAEFFHLNANIGSWKPPVQMVQERLWVLTGDDSLSGVSIWSDHNMQKTPGSPVPLWVFERNRADLVKTAPRSRGNHDAIAAAYRSGHVFLGNINIPVIDLRHYLDPELDMHHSYASQSVWLRMKAARGNVDNMVIWQSGKPYNPSDRAFEVLDEWLTSGQRPASAQDACWTDTGELIAAGDGVWNGPWRGDADMGACLQRYPAYRSPRNVAGAPLTGEVFQCALIPVSAAVERGLYGGLDLRPHLTMLQTVFPDGVCDFTQGDQGRPGNEEMGLKAML, encoded by the coding sequence ATGTTCCGTAGTCGCCCCCCCCTGTTGTTATTCCTGCCTGTTCTGATTTTCCTTTCCGGCTGCAGCGAGCTTCAGGCCCGTCTGGGCCGGCACCTGTTGCCGGATCCGCCCGAGGTGGTCGTTGAAGCGCTGCCCCCGGGCTATGATCCCGCTCACCCGCGGCCGCCTTATGCCGGCCCCCATGCCTCACTGGTGCAGCTCGATCTTGCCGCCTTTGACTTTCCGGTGCAGCCCGGTGAAACCGGCCCCATCGATACTTCCCTCGGCCCGCTGCAATATCCGTTTTCCTGCAATACCGAAGAATCGGGCCTGGGCCAGCCGCTGGTAGATAATCAGGAGGGCATCGGCACGCCGGTGTACGCCGAGGAAAACGGCGTCAAGAACACGCAAAAGCTGCTGGGCCACAGCAAAGACTGTTTGCTTAATACCCGTCTCGACTACTACTACCGGGTCAAGGACAAGAATGATTTCCGGTTATTGCCCGAAGGTGATTACCCGGAGAACATGGACTGGATAGAGCACAATGGCGAGCGCATTCCCTTTGTGCTCAGGGTAGAGCAGGGCACCATCAACCGCTTCGTGTATGTGCTCGCCATGCTGGCGGACCCCAGCGCGCCGGTGACCGACACCCACAGCCCCTACTGGAACAACAAGCTTATTTTCCACTTCAAGGGCGGGGTCGGCATCGGCAAGCGCCAGGGCAAGATGAGCCTGGGGCGGGTGGGCAGCCGGCTGATCACCCAGCTGGCCCAGGGTTATGCCATGGCCGGCTCCAGTGGCAACGTCACCAGTAACCACTACAACATGTGGCTGGCGGCCAATACCGCCGAAATGGTCAAGGCGCAGTTTGTGGCCCGTTATGGCCGGCCCGATTACACCGTGGGCATTGGCGGCTCCGGTGGCGCCGTGCAGCAATACCTGTTTGCCCAGAACAAGCCCGGCCTGCTCGACGCCCTCATTCCCCAGTACAGCTACCCGGACATGATCACCCAGAGCATCTGGGCGCTGGACTGCGAACTGTTTGAGTATTACTTCGACGTAACCGCCCGGGAGAACAAGCGTTGGCGGGTGCAGGAAAACCGTGGCCTGGTGATGGGCGTGGCGGCCAGCAGCGAGGTGGAACACGAGTTCAAGAAGTATTACCGCTGGGCGCGCATGGCCGGGCTGGGACTACGCCTGCCCGGGCTGCCACCGGGGGCGACCGAGTGCTCCAAAAGCTGGCGCGGGCTGGCGCCGTTGACCAACAACCCTCATTACTCCCATCGGACCCATTACTATGCGCCGGCGGTGGTGGCCAGGGAACGCTTCAGCCACTGGCACGATCTGGGCCATGTATACGGGGTGGATGAAAACGGCTATGCCAACCGAACCCACGACAACACCGGGGTGCAGTATGGCCTGGAGGCCCTGAAACAGGGGGACATCTCGTTTGCCGAATTCTTTCACCTCAATGCCAATATCGGCAGCTGGAAACCGCCGGTGCAGATGGTGCAGGAAAGGCTGTGGGTGCTGACCGGCGACGACAGCCTGTCCGGGGTATCCATCTGGAGCGATCACAACATGCAGAAAACCCCCGGCAGCCCGGTGCCGCTGTGGGTGTTTGAGCGCAACCGGGCCGATCTGGTGAAAACCGCTCCGCGCAGCCGGGGCAATCACGACGCCATTGCCGCCGCCTACCGCTCCGGCCACGTGTTCCTGGGCAATATCAACATTCCGGTGATCGATCTGCGCCATTACCTGGATCCCGAGCTCGACATGCATCACTCCTATGCCAGCCAGTCGGTGTGGCTGCGCATGAAGGCGGCCAGGGGCAATGTTGACAACATGGTGATCTGGCAAAGCGGCAAACCCTACAACCCCAGCGATCGGGCCTTTGAGGTGCTGGATGAATGGCTTACCAGCGGCCAGCGCCCCGCCAGTGCCCAGGATGCCTGCTGGACCGACACCGGTGAGCTGATCGCCGCGGGCGATGGCGTATGGAATGGCCCCTGGCGCGGTGATGCCGACATGGGCGCCTGTCTGCAGCGTTACCCGGCCTATCGTTCGCCCCGCAACGTGGCCGGTGCCCCGCTCACCGGCGAGGTGTTCCAGTGTGCCCTGATCCCGGTTAGCGCCGCCGTGGAGCGGGGTTTGTATGGCGGTCTCGACTTGCGCCCGCACCTGACCATGTTGCAGACGGTCTTTCCCGACGGGGTCTGTGACTTCACCCAGGGCGATCAGGGACGCCCCGGCAATGAAGAGATGGGACTCAAGGCCATGCTATAG